The Saimiri boliviensis isolate mSaiBol1 chromosome 19, mSaiBol1.pri, whole genome shotgun sequence genome contains the following window.
TCTTTTGTTTTACCTCATGCTGTGTCCCCAGCATTGTGTAGTTTATCTCCTACTGGGTTATGAGGTAAAAACCATGTCTGACTTCTCAATTTGTATCTGGCTGTATTTTAGGAAATTGGCAGCTTCTGGACCCCCATTCTCGATTTTTGCCTATTGCTTCTGTGCTGTGTCTtcttttcttatcatttattttagaacCAGTTTTCTCCAGTATCATTCACCTCCCTCTTAAAGCTATTTGTTTTCCATGTTATATTCCTGTAGTTAAGGTCTATTAGTTGTTTCAACTGGAAGCCCTTTAAGGGAAACAATTTTTGTTCAGTATCCAATATTTTAACATTGTGGAAGGAGGGTAAATATAGTTGCATTATGTTTTATTTCcagcctttaaaaattaaaattacagacTATTCATGTCTGCGGGAGTAGACACTGAATGGATTTCTAATtcaattaaagatatttttaataagattCTAGCAGGCCAGTCCTGTCCTTGTTGTTCAGTTGTCTCCATGCTAggaatatttctgaaatttttattttcagcccTGCAGCTTTTACTGCTCCCTGTGCTGGTCAGAATCCAGCTTCTCACCCACCCCCAGATGACGCCGAGCAGCAGGCTGCACTCCTACTGGCATGCTCTGGAGACACTCTACCTGCATCTTTGCCTCCGGTGAACATGTACGACCTTTTTGAAGCTTTGCAGGTAAGTCTTGGCTCCTTAAAGTTTACCTAGATTTATGGATAGGTTAAGAGATTCTTCAAGTCGACAGAGGTATTGActgttttttttctacttcttgtcttggtgtttttcagttttgtctgTTATGAAAGCCATTATTAATACTTGCCTCATTTTTCCAATCCTGAGCCTATCTTCCCTCTCcccactaaagaaaaaaaaaaaaaagaaaaaaatcccttgtTTTCCTATtcctatttcaaaacatttttatttccttatcttaTTGTTATCCAATTGGTGATTGATTTTAGTGTCTGACTGAAAGTTTTTAAGTTGCGTGTATGTTTTGTTGATGTAAAGCCTTTTATATGTTGGAAAAATAAGTCTACTGAAAAATAACTGGAGTGTTAATTTTTTAATCCCAGGTACACAGGGAAGTCATCCCTACACATACTGTCTATGCCCTTAACATTGAAAGGATCATCACGAAACTCTGGCATCCAAATCATGAGGAGCTGCAGCAAGACAAAGTTCACCGCCAGCGCTTGGCAGCAAAGGAGGGGCTTTTGCTGTGCTAAATTAGAATTTGAGGGTGTGGGACCCTCACCAAATTCACCGATTACTGAAAATTGAATGTTTTTTGGGTCCACATTTCAAGGCTGAAGTGTATAGTGTATATATAACCTTTCCTATGGAAATGTGACATTGAGTACATTTGTGTTGCTGTTGTGAAGCCATTAATTATAAATCTTTGGTAATGACCCGTATCTCTATATTTATGTGTTTCCAGCTGTGGGAGCAGGCACTAATGAAATCTTATGCCTGGAATGGAGATGCTTAGGTACCTGAGGCTTAGTGTCCTGTGGTCTGCATGTAAGATAGATGACAGTCTAGAACAAAGAAGTTGTTATAACATAGTCCCCCTGATCAGCAGGACATCTGTGTGTTCAGTGACATCATACATTCTGTATCTAGAAGTCTAAAATTTCTGCCTTTCTCCTAAAGAATGTGCTCTTGCATTTTGGCTCAAATAACCTCCACAGTGTTAAAAATCAGATACCTCCTTTAGTGACCAGTTTAATTTTAATAGCTAGAGGTAGCCCCTGAAAAATTTATCACTATAACTCCACAGGAAATATGACTTGGAAGTGCTGTATGTACTAAACCTTATAAAGTCTTTGCAttgaaaaccaaaatcaaaacagAACTCTTGGAATGTAAGTAATTAACTCTATGTCTTCCCATGACTCAAATTTTGTTACAGTTAGTATGTCCAAAGACTTCGATTGGCAGTTTGTTGGGTTAATTATTCATATGgaatgtattttaagaaatctaaggccgggcgcggtggctcaagcctgtaatcccagcactttgggaggccgtggcggttggatcacgaggtcgagagatcgagaccatcctggtcaacatggtgaaaccccgtctctactaaaaatacaaaaattagctgggcatggtggcacgtgcctgtaatcccagctactcaggaggctgaggcaggagaattgcctgaacccaggaggcggacgttgcggtgagccgagatcgcgccattgcactcctgggtaacaagagcaaaactccgtctcaaaaaaaaaaaaaaaaaaaaaagaaatctatacaAATTGGATATATGCTTGGTAATTGCCCTATTTCTAGGAGGTGTCTAATTCTACCCTTTCAAGtgataaagtgaaaataatttgcaTTCGACAGTGTTACTGATAACAAACCtaggttttttaaaagagatatgtTGCTTTTTTACTTAAGGGATAGCATTGACAAATTAAGAATGTATAGATAGGTTTGTGTAGGTCTAAATAATAgctatatagatatgtatatatggttCACGTATCTGGATCTGTGTATTTGATTTTGTACTTTAAATGTGACAAACCTTTTGGGAGAAAACTGTTTATTAAACATTATAAGGATTATTGCCTtctaaagaaatatgaaaattgcTTGCTTTATGAGGGCTTGGTAGAGACTTCTCAAAATAATGTACTAGATGAGAAAGATTAAAAAGCAGATTCCAATTAAggtatgccattttttttttttctttttgagatagggtctcactttgtcttcctgactggagtgcagtggtatggtaacagctcaatgcagcctcgacctccaggctcagatgattctcccatctcagtctcctaagtagctgggactacttgcaatgcacggctaattttttttttttttttttttttttgtaaagacagagttttactatgtttccctggctggtcctgaattcctcaattcaagcagtctgcccaccttggcctcccaaagtgttaggattacaggcttgaactactgcacctggccaggtatGTAATTTCTTTACTTATGTATAGattaagatttaaaaagagaACCAACAGCTTAGTTTCAGTTCTTGGCACAAGCCTTTAGTTTTAGGTGAGATACTGAAGAATTTTTAGGGTTTGGAAGAATTTGAGCTAATACTCGAATATAGTAGTTTTGGTTTGGACTACTCATGTATCTGGGCCTTAATGCTGCCTATGCAGTATGTGTGAAATGTCATAGTCCCATAGATGGAGGGACAGCCAGGAGCTTTGACTATGTTCTGCTGCCCATTCCAGTGTCAGGTTCCATAGGCTGTATGGCTGTATGTACA
Protein-coding sequences here:
- the TADA1 gene encoding transcriptional adapter 1 isoform X2 — encoded protein: MMLPTRGQLEGRMIVTAYEHGLDNVTEEAVSAVVYAVENHLKDILTSVVSRRKAYRLRDGHFKYAFGSNVTPQPYLKNSVVAYNNLIESPAAFTAPCAGQNPASHPPPDDAEQQAALLLACSGDTLPASLPPVNMYDLFEALQVHREVIPTHTVYALNIERIITKLWHPNHEELQQDKVHRQRLAAKEGLLLC